Genomic DNA from Oscillatoria salina IIICB1:
CTGGAATTAACACTTATGAGTTACACGCAGATACAATTTATCGACGACAAACTCAAACTTTGTATGTGCGTTGGGGAAATTGGTTGACTTGGTTTTTACTGGGGTTAGGAGGAGTTTTGGGAGTAATTTTTAACCGCAGATAAACACAGATAAACGCTGATAAAAAGAGGCATTTTTATGTTAAATTACGATTCATGGACTAATTTACCTTCTGCTAAAGATTTACCTGATTCTGACGATACGCCAGTGGATAATGAACTGCAAGATATGATCCCCGGTCTGTTAAAAGCTATTATTGCTTTATTATGGGCAGATCGTTGGGATTGGTTTTTTGGTGTAGATATGGGAATATACTACGATCCAGAGAAACCCGCGATCGTTCCCGATGGATTTCTTAGTATTGGAGTTGAAAGATTTATTGATGAAGGTTTGCGTTTGAGTTATGTGCTTTGGGAAGAAAGAGTTTTACCAATTTTAGTATTAGAAGTAGTTTCCCAAAAACGTCGCGGTGAATATACCAGCAAGAAGCAAATGTATGCTGATTTAGGAATATTATATTACGTTGTTTACAATCCTTTGCGTAAGCGCAAACAGCCTTTGGAAGTCTACCGTCTAGTTGAGAAAAAATATATTTTACAACCAGGTGAAAATGTTTGGCTACCAGAACTTAATTTAGCTATTGGTAGAGAAAGAGGAACTTATCAAGGTATTGAGCGAGAGTGGCTTTATTGGTACGATCGCC
This window encodes:
- a CDS encoding Uma2 family endonuclease: MLNYDSWTNLPSAKDLPDSDDTPVDNELQDMIPGLLKAIIALLWADRWDWFFGVDMGIYYDPEKPAIVPDGFLSIGVERFIDEGLRLSYVLWEERVLPILVLEVVSQKRRGEYTSKKQMYADLGILYYVVYNPLRKRKQPLEVYRLVEKKYILQPGENVWLPELNLAIGRERGTYQGIEREWLYWYDRQGQRYLTPEERIQQAEQRATNAEQRANDAERRTEILAERLRALGIDPNSLS